In Gadus morhua chromosome 9, gadMor3.0, whole genome shotgun sequence, the sequence TAGTGTCCCGCATTACATCTATGAGCAGTCATCTTAACCCAAAGTTGTTAGGcagcgcgcacgcacgcacacacacacacacacacacacacacacacacacacacacacacacacacacacacacacacacacacacacacacacacacacaaacacacgcatgcacgcacaccaaacacacacacacacacacacacacacacacacacacacacacacacacacacacacacacacacacacacacacacacacacacacacacacacacacactcacaccccatCTGGACGCACCATGAATGAAGATCTGCCTGGAGGGTGATAAAATGGAGGAGTAATTATGGATGACCTAGTAGTGCCTCTCAGGGCAGTGCTAAGGTTGGTTTTGTGTTTCTCTCGGTTAATTGGCCTCACCGACTGCGAACGGAAGGGCTAAGAAGGAGCTGGGGggaaacagaaagacagagagagagcggggatgAGATAAAAGGATGAGCACATACTGCACTCGTTAAGAAGAAAGAAATGTGGTTGAAAAATAATTTTGAAAAGGCAGAGCTTGTAAGTTCCACATCACAAGTCACGAGTCGAGTAGGAGTTGAAAGAGAGCGTTGCGTATAACAACgacaatagaaaaaaaaaaaagaaagagaaaatatgACAATGCCAGATTGTCGTTCattaacacaaaaacaaacaaaacacacaaacatacacaaacacacacacacccatatacacacacacgtgggagCAGATGTGTTGTTGCGTGACACAGCTCCATTGAGTTGTGAGAGCGAGGCCGGGTGAAAGATCCCAAGAGTACCTTCCCCTACGgtagacattttgagagcttcTAGCGCATGTGATCCTAGTGGGGTCGTCCCTCATCAAATATTCAGCGGCTTTACCCTGGTTTCCCCTGGAAACTGCATaccagggagtgtgtgtgtgtgtgtgtgtgtgtgtgtgtgtgtgtgtgtgtgtgtgtgtgtgtgtgtgtgtgtgtgtgtgtgtgtgtgtgtgtgtgtgtgtgtgtgtgtgtgtgtgtgtatgtgtatgtgtgcatgcgagcgtgcaagtgtgtgtgtgcgtgtgtgtgttcgtgagtAGGTGTATGCTTGCAATGCTGACTCTAACTAGCCTTTGCTGATCTCGCTCTCTGTGCAATATGGGCTGATGAGTGTCTGTTTACAACCGTGTTTACACGCTGTTCAATGGGATTCATGGAGGCATATTTATCTTAAAAGTGTGGGACATTTATTCTGTACAAGCAACATGGCTCATGCCCCTGCCATTGAGTTTGTGTTGTGAACGCCTCTTGAAGGCACGTACACATTGCGACATGAAAGCATATCTGTGTAGAAGCTGTTATACTgtcagacaacaacaacaaactaaTTAACCATTGATGATGAAAATCACAACAAATAGACCAGGCGAGAGTTGCAAAAAAAAACCTAGGTGAGTAGTAGTAAGTAAGGTAGAGAATGAGTTGGTAGATAAAAATGCACCTCAATGCTTCTTTCTCCCTCCGTATTGGCCTTGAAAAGCAACACCAGCGATTTCACGCAACGCAAAGCTGTgccttttgaaaacatttaatcTGAAAATGCTAGCCTTGGAAAATGGGCTCAAAAATTatttcaaactcattaattGCAAATTTAGACATTAGTCTGACCTTTGCCAAGGAAATTGTGTTTAtggattctttattttttatttatccaTCTCTCTTGCCCTCTATCTCACTCCTTCCctacctctgtctccccctgaaGCAccctctgtctgactgtctgtctcacccTGTGTCTCATTCCCCATCTCATCTTCAtgttccctctccctcactctgtctcttacCCTCAATCTCATCCTCCCTGACACACCCTCTCTCCGCTTTCTATTATTGCATTTGCCTCTGTGGttgtgagtggtggtggtggggatggagtTGGAGGctaaggtggtggtggtggtggcggtggtggtggtggtggaggccttGGATGTGGTGGGGTTGGTGCCAGTAAAAACGATGATAGCGATGGTAATAGTGAGCATAGTGGTGGTAGTGCTAGTGATGATAGTGGTTTGGTAGTGATGATAGTGGTTTGGTAGTGTTGATAGTGATGATGCTAGCGATGATAGTGGTGGTAATAGTGAAGACAGTGATGGtaatagtggtggtggtggttgtagtgATAATATTGGTAGTAATGGTGTTGATAGTGGTGATGCTATGATGATACTGCAACTGGGGTgtcagcagtagcagcagcagtgacAGCAGCATGAGTGTAACCTTGAGCTAAGTGTAATGATGTTAGACAGCGCCAGGCAGCTCTGCTCAATAGCGGTCCAGGTGCCAGCGTTATTCCTTCTTGGCTTCCTGTTGCACCTGGAGCCACATGGCCGAGCGCTGCTCTCCTCAGATGGCTTCACACCTGTATTCCAGCAAGATCATCAAGCTGGACTGTTGCACATACTCCTGTACTCTCTGTTTGTCCTGGTCACCAGGAAGTGGGTGTGACAGGTGACCACACATTCGGGTCACATGTATAGGTGGCCTTTATCATGCATTTAGGTATGATCTACCATGTGTAAACATCTCGCCACCTCAGCTGAAAACATGTCTGTGTGCAGGCCATTGAAAACCTTAACAGGAGATCTTGCTTATATATCTCAGAAGGGTTTTAATGTCATGTCGAGGTGTGAAGGCTACTACAGCATAACAAACAGTTGAGAAGGGAGAGGTTTTCAGTTATTGAGCTATCGCAGTCTGGCATTGTGAGTTGTACGCCCATATGATAACATTTGACCAACATCGATTTTTTTCAACTTAAGACAATCACTCACCACAGCCCTCAAAGTGCCATTCATCATCAACACATCGATTGCTCTTAGACAAAAACGCTGTGATGAATTACTTCGAGGGACTCTCTCGGAGCCCCAGAAACACCCGCACCCCtcatcagcaccatggacagcggtCGCCCTGGCTACGGTCCGCTACAGCTGCCTCAAGTAACGGCCAAGTCACTAGCAGCGTCAAAACATCCCCAAAAACATCCCCCCAAAAAAGACGCCTACACGATGCCATTCATCTTATCACCAAAGGACACGCCGTGCACGTCTAACCCGgcaacaaaacaagaaacactTACCAGACGCAGCCTGCATCCAGCCGCAGATCTTAAACACGGTGGAGGTGCTGAGCAGGAAGAAGAGGCTGAAGCAGCCGATGCAGCTCACCACCAGCATCATGGACATGCCGATCAGGAAGGAGGCGGCCTTGAAGGCGGTGGATGGGATGGCCGCGAACTCGGTGAAGCTCCCCTGGCACGTCAGCTCCCGGGCTATGCCGTCCCCGGTGCAGAAGTGGAAGAGGCCGAAGTAGCCGGCCTGTGGCGTGTCCATGCCATCGCCGATCCAGTAGGGCTGCGAGAAGATCGTCACGTTGACGATGCCTAGCAGGATCGTGAAGATGGCCCACAGCAGCCCGATCACACGGGAGTTCCGGACGTAGTTGGTTTGGTACAGTTTCGCAGCTTCCGCGGAGGGTAACATTGATGCGGCAGCTCCTGGGATCATCGTATGGAAACGGGAGACTTAAGGAGGAGGTTTCTGCACGGTCGATGAGCGTACAATCCGCGGACGAGCTACAGATGCGCCATGCATACGGTGCAAGAATTACGCAAAAAATAAACCCTGGCTCTGCAACATGAAACGGTGCCGTTTGACGAACGCGATCAGCAGCTCATCAACCGCGAGGAACGACGAGTCGAGAATCATTCCGATTAAGTCGAGTCTCGAGAGCAGAAACCCCCCCTCAGAAGCGAGCCCTGCACCGAGCAACACGCTTCTTCCCTGCCGCTTCTGTGGAGCGCCACCGACGTCTGGCCGTGGCACTCGGACGTGCACATCGCACGACGTTACGCACGCCACTCGCTGATGGTGATGTCCTTAGAATACCTAAGGAGCCTCCATCCACACGCAGGGCAGCCTGGGGAACAAACACCGCTCGGACTACGGGAGGGTGCTGTGGCCGGTTCAGCTCGTTGAGCAGTGTCGCCAGATTGggacagatttcccgcccaatctggcggGAAATTTGGCAAACAAAATgtccagattgggcgggaattttgtcccaatctggcaacactgtcgtCGAGCCGAACCCTGACGCACAGATGTTGCGTAATTATGTCCCCTGGCGGAGGGATGGGTGATCGCGTCTGCCTTGCTCCGGCGCATCAGCATCTAACGTGATCTGTTCATATGTGTCAGTCAGACCACCCTTCTCCAGACCGTTGAACGTTATAGTGAATAGGTCATGTGGTGGCCAGTGGAGCCGATGGgggaagacagacaggggagagggagagggggaagcaGACGCAACGATGAGGAGACGAGCGACAACTACTCCCCTAGCGACAGGATGGCGCAGCGGCAACACGTAGTGCTGTGGAAACCCTGGTGATGATGTGATCAGATAGACGGACTGTGATGAAAACGGTTTTAATAGCCTAGGCTGCTAGTGGGCAGGTCAGTCTGTTTGGCGCAAAACGCATTATTATGTTCTTGCAGCTCGTGGGGAACTTGGTGAAATAGTTCGGGGAACCAATACTATTGCCATGTACTCGTGTGCCATAACAAGCTGACAAATTGTCGTTAGCATTAAACCTCAaagttatgatgatgatgatgatgatgatgatgatgatgatgatgatgatgatgatgatgatgatgatgatgatgatgatgatgatgatgatgattatgatgatgatggtggtcatcgtcatcatcttcAATTTAAATTATTGTCGGAAGAGAATTTTAAGAAGTTTAAATTAACCTAAAATGTAAAGGCTAATGATCACATCCACAAGAACCAAACGTAATTGATCCAACGGTTTGGACTCCAATGTTTGGCTGATCGTCTGATCCCGGTGTCCTCAGGTTATCAAGAGCTAGTTGTGAGGAGTTAGGAGTAGCCTACATAGTGCAGACGAGTCCACTCCTAATGTGTGGTGGAGGTTCAGGAGGTTCTAAACAAGATGACCACAGCAGGCAGACCACGGTGGTcgcttaaaggtgctgtagacTATgtaagatttaatagcttttattTGATTGGTCATGAATGGCACGGTCATCCGTCAACTTCTACTGAGTGAAATGTGCTGTGATAATTAGGAGTTGACTCCACCTGCCTCCGTTTGAGCACATTTAGATTTCAGAACGGCTTATTTctacgttctctctctctctctttaaaactCTCGAATCTTACCGACAGCATCATTATCGGTGAGCTCTCTACGTTGCCGCAACACTCAGTAACGTGTTGTTTTAGGATTGTAAAAATAGACCATTGATAGCACTGCATGAATTCATGTTAGTTGCGTGAGTACAAGCAAACACGTGAATaaggcacacacatgtgcatgcatgaacACAGGGACGcacacaaggcacacacacacacacacacacacacacacacacacacacacacacacacacacacacacacacacacacacacacacacacacacacacacacacacacacacacacacacacacacacacagacaaacacacacacacacacacacaaatccatgcCATGATTACATCTAATCCAGCATTTTGTGTGGATGCCAGAGCCATTAAATCTAAAtggctttttctctctctgaaggAATGTTTTACTGTTTATAGCATGAAGGGATTTTATCTGAGCTATTTCTGTAATGGATATGAAATAAATATTGTAGAATTCTCAGACTATAtcacattatttgttttaaaccCTATCCAATTATTTAGACTCATGTATTAACCAGGCTGTAAGTGCGGTTGCCTCCGACGGTGCGTGAGCTCAAACATGACAGATatgttattgtattattttaccAAAGGCGCCTTGTGAACAAACACGTCTAGCTCCTGGTTTCATAACTCTCCAGTCTTGTGTGGAAACACCCTGACTTTGTATTAACTATTATCGTGTGTGGGATTCCTCCcacacagagaagagagagggacaaataTTGACTGCTTTAAAGGGCTTGCGCTTTGAGGGCCTATTTCGGGGGGGAAATAACTCGGAAGTTTTCGCAAGTTTTTGCCCTAATGCCTGCTAAGACCGCCACTCAACGTCAGTTGGAAGGTTATGAAAATGACATTCTCtctgaaatgtttatttaaataaagtgggGCCAGAATTGTTAATATCTCGATCAATACAAATAGCGTGTTGTGGATGCAAATGCTTCAATACCTGCTCAAGATATTGATTTcctttttaaataattaaactATGCAACGGAAGCACTGGGCAAAAAAGATTAGGAGCCACACAAATAATTCTACCGTTATATGTTTTCATCTGAAGATGGTGCTATTGCAGCATTAATGCAATCTCTCGATCCAAATGAGTCCACCCGTAGTCCATGAAGATGCAAATCATAATGtaacaatacaaaacaatataAGGTGAGAATAAAatccataaaataaaatacaatcgaatagaaaaaacaaaaaatactctTCAAATTATTTGAAACTTCTGGGACTCAAATCACTTACAAATAAGCGattttatacatttatacattctCTCCGTATACATAACATACACAGATTTAGAACTATAGAAAATGGGCATAAAAATGAATTAATTCATTTTGCGAAAAAAGTTCAAATCTGTATTTTACTTCTTGACGCAAACAGTGAATTCACATGTGTTTGCTTGGAAGCGAGGCCTTTGAATTGATATGCAGAGTGGTGTCCTGAAGAAAATCAAGATATG encodes:
- the LOC115551416 gene encoding LHFPL tetraspan subfamily member 3 protein, which translates into the protein MIPGAAASMLPSAEAAKLYQTNYVRNSRVIGLLWAIFTILLGIVNVTIFSQPYWIGDGMDTPQAGYFGLFHFCTGDGIARELTCQGSFTEFAAIPSTAFKAASFLIGMSMMLVVSCIGCFSLFFLLSTSTVFKICGWMQAASGVCLVLGCMIYPDGWDSDEVRKMCGEQTDKYSLGACSVRWAYIMAIMGILNALILSFLAFVLGNRQDGLLGEELLAESKEAGNA